Proteins found in one Zea mays cultivar B73 chromosome 1, Zm-B73-REFERENCE-NAM-5.0, whole genome shotgun sequence genomic segment:
- the LOC100384216 gene encoding solute carrier family 25 member 44, producing MSFGAVDMEEESGAAAAAAAVEEIRRLPAEVNWEMLDKSRFFVLGAALFSGVSAALYPAVVVKTHLQVAPPPQAATATAAAILRRDGLRGFYRGFGASLAGTVPARALYMAALEATKSSVGSAAVRLGVSEPAASAAASAAAGVSAAVAAQVVWTPVDVISQRLMVQTPDACRYRGGADAFRKILLADGVRGLYRGFGLSILTYAPSNAVWWSTYAVAQRCLWRAVGTERSESCACLMAVQGASAALAGGTAALVTMPLDTVKTRLQVMEADAAARPTLASTVRGLLKEGGWAACYRGLGPRWGSMSLSAATMVTTYEFLKRLSAKEGSLG from the coding sequence ATGAGCTTCGGTGCCGTGGACATGGAGGAGGAGAGCGGCGCCGCGGCGGCGGCCGCAGCGGTGGAGGAGATCCGGCGGCTGCCGGCCGAGGTGAACTGGGAGATGCTGGACAAGTCGCGGTTCTTCGTCCTCGGCGCTGCGCTCTTCTCGGGCGTGTCTGCGGCGCTGTACCCGGCCGTGGTGGTCAAGACGCACCTGCAGGTGGCGCCGCCGCCGCAGGCGGCCACGGCGACGGCTGCCGCCATCCTCCGGCGGGACGGCCTCCGGGGGTTCTACCGCGGGTTCGGCGCGTCGCTGGCCGGCACggtgcccgcgcgcgcgctctacATGGCGGCGCTGGAGGCCACCAAGAGCTCCGTCGGGTCGGCCGCCGTCCGGCTGGGCGTCTCGGAGCCCGCGGCGTcggccgccgcctccgccgcggccggcgtgtccgcggccgtcgCGGCGCAGGTGGTGTGGACCCCCGTGGACGTCATCAGCCAGCGGCTCATGGTCCAGACCCCGGACGCCTGCCGCTACCGCGGCGGCGCGGACGCCTTCCGGAAGATCCTCCTCGCGGACGGCGTCCGCGGCCTGTACCGCGGGTTTGGCCTGTCCATCCTCACCTACGCGCCGTCGAACGCGGTGTGGTGGTCCACCTACGCCGTGGCGCAGCGGTGCCTGTGGCGCGCCGTGGGGACCGAGCGCTCCGAGAGCTGCGCCTGCCTGATGGCCGTGCAGGGCGCGAGCGCGGCCCTGGCCGGGGGCACCGCGGCGCTGGTGACGATGCCGCTGGACACCGTGAAGACGCGGCTGCAGGTGATGGAGGCcgacgcggcggcgcggcccacgCTGGCCAGCACCGTGCGCGGGCTGCTCAAGGAGGGCGGCTGGGCGGCGTGCTACCGTGGGCTGGGGCCCAGGTGGGGGTCCATGTCGCTGTCCGCGGCCACCATGGTGACCACCTACGAGTTCCTCAAGCGGCTCTCCGCCAAGGAGGGCTCCTTGGGCTAG